The following proteins are co-located in the Malassezia restricta chromosome II, complete sequence genome:
- a CDS encoding protein HPT1, with the protein MSHETADPTAVLPDDHWRPTYEDIHIMIRQESLKVREEFEPDLMVAIGGGGFFPARVLRTFLRKQDKHNPGKLRNVPIQAIGLSLYEETEGSAGDKIGTEVVRTQWLDVANSQMSSNSRDNAGGLLGKNILIVDEVDESRMTLHYAYRELLKDVHKALESYSEEERASMRPTRFAIFVVHNKLGPKRAELPIIESAAEEKIEGGVSTGVYYYAAETMPPVWINYPWEETDIFEHNRLSQLAKQLGVGQPPRT; encoded by the coding sequence ATGAGCCACGAAACAGCCGATCCGACAGCTGTTCTGCCTGATGACCATTGGCGGCCAACATATGAAGATATTCACATTATGATTCGTCAAGAATCGCTAAAAGTGCGGGAAGAATTCGAGCCTGATCTCATGGTCGCCATTGGTGGTGGTGGCTTTTTCCcagcgcgtgtgctgcgcacgttCCTGCGGAAACAGGATAAGCACAACCCTGGTAAACTTCGCAATGTACCTATTCAGGCTATTGGTCTGAGCCTCTACGAGGAGACGGAGGGCAGCGCGGGCGATAAGATCGGAACGGAGGTTGTGCGCACGCAATGGCTTGACGTCGCCAACTCTCAAATGTCGAGTAACAGCCGTGACAACGCTGGAGGCCTACTTGGGAAAAACATTCTCAtcgtggacgaggtggATGAATCGCGCATGACGCTCCATTACGCTTATCGTGAGCTGCTAAAAGATGTCCACAAAGCGCTAGAATCGTATTCTGAGGAAGAGCGTGCCAGTATGCGCCCCACCCGCTTCGCGATTTTCGTCGTGCACAACAAGCTGGGTCCCAAGCGTGCGGAACTACCCATCATTGAAAGTGCTGCTGAGGAAAAGATTGAGGGCGGTGTCAGCACGGGGGTGTACTACTATGCGGCAGAGACCATGCCTCCCGTTTGGATCAATTACCCGTGGGAGGAAACCGATATTTTTGAGCACAATCGCCTCTCGCAACTGGCTAAGCAGCTGGGTGTAGGCCAGCCGCCCAGGACGTAG
- a CDS encoding DASH complex subunit DAD1 has product MSESETRSFFERERERLVLDITNQIETIITSTNAVNRKLEEHVSVGKGFESISALWGQFSELAKMDTQPDMNESTEPDAPMSPK; this is encoded by the coding sequence ATGTCGGAGTCAGAGACGCGCTCGTTTttcgagcgcgagcgcgagcgtcttgtCTTAGATATAACGAATCAGATCGAAACAATCATTACATCGACGAATGCGGTGAACCGCAAGTTGGAGGAACACGTCTCGGTTGGCAAGGGCTTTGAATCGATTTCTGCCTTGTGGGGCCAATTTTCTGAGCTTGCTAAGATGGATACGCAGCCCGACATGAACGAGTCTACTGAGCCAGATGCGCCGATGTCGCCCAAGTAA
- a CDS encoding trafficking protein particle complex subunit 13 yields MEGPEAPPYVPPLAVKVMRVSAPFFASRSVPMFETCSEGAQELQVPHSVTHVDGEVWDAIKSTYARGSDSTFTDAPTTLRDMVYTDQLVLPGSFGTVSVGETFHAIVSVTNTSPDMVRSVRLMVELRSDKTDKFASTMHMLADVSAPELAAGAQLTAKVCHSIDTPVTHALVCHMQHDRPPVHSFAKQYRFPIHSPPFVMQSDIHTLDDTHGAGPHACHRTLVRLLLQNTSSRPLRLEELALDTESWHASSVEACGHILMPQDIRAYVFVLEPHTPISPLMFRDALLNATDHTQLVSCAIPLGHVQVAWRIPKGEPGRLRIGPLQHHLRLPRPVHGLFADLHLEAHDAWHVDQTCHATLHLNVWAIETSLLGSETRLTLVMDDAWDHVLMHGPHQHTLPVVLEECMNFRIPCELTPLRRGLVPTGGMMLQHEQATVRAWKRLAHIHTT; encoded by the coding sequence ATGGAGGGGCCAGAAGCGCCGCCGtatgtgccgccgctcgccgTCAAGGTGATGCGTGTGTCGGCTCCCTTCTTTGCATCGCGCTCTGTGCCCATGTTTGAGACGTGTTCAGAGGGAGCACAAGAGCTGCAGGTGCCACATTCCGtcacgcacgtcgatggcgaAGTGTGGGACGCGATCAAATCGACCTATGCGCGTGGCAGTGATAGCACCTTTACTGATGCGCCTACCACGCTACGTGATATGGTGTATACGGACCAGCTCGTGCTACCAGGCTCATTTGGGACTGTATCGGTGGGCGAGACATTCCATGCGATCGTGAGCGTCACCAACACATCACCTGATATGGTGCGTAGTGTCCGCCTGATGGTCGAACTTCGCTCGGACAAGACAGATAAGTTCGCGTCCACTATGCACATGCTGGCAGACGTGAGTGCTCCGGAGCTcgcagctggcgcacaGCTTACGGCCAAGGTATGCCACTCGATCGATACACCAGTCACGCACGCTCTCGTGTGTCATATGCAGCATGACCGCCCACCAGTCCATTCATTTGCGAAGCAATATCGCTTCCCGATTCATTCGCCGCCATTTGTCATGCAGTCCGATATACATACCCTTGACGATACTCATGGCGCTGGTCCCCATGCCTGCCACCGAACTCTGGTCCGCCTTCTCCTCCAGAATACGTCATCCCGACCACTGCGTCTGGAAGAATTGGCTCTGGATACCGAAAGCTGGCATGCTTCGTCAGTTGAAGCATGCGGACATATTCTCATGCCTCAAGATATTCGCGCATACGTGTTTGTTCTGGAACCTCATACCCCCATTTCGCCCCTCATGTTTCGAGATGCCTTGCTTAACGCTACGGACCATACTCAGCTTGTCTCCTGCGCCATCCCCCTGGGCCACGTACAGGTTGCTTGGCGCATCCCCAAAGGCGAGCCTGGGCGCCTGCGTATCGGTCCGCTGCAACATCATTTGCGTTTGCCACGTCCCGTGCATGGGTTGTTTGCCGACTTGCATCTGGAGGCCCAtgatgcatggcatgtcGATCAAACCTGTCACGCTACGCTGCACTTGAACGTTTGGGCCATCGAGACATCGCTTCTCGGCTCAGAGACCCGCCTGACGCTGGTGATGGACGACGCATGGGATCATGTTCTGATGCATGGTCCGCATCAGCACACTCTCCCTGTGGTACTCGAGGAGTGCATGAACTTTCGCATTCCCTGCGAGCTGACACCCCTACGGCGTGGCCTGGTGCCTACCGGAGGCAtgatgctgcagcacgagcaggCCACTGTGCGTGCATGGAAACGTTTAGCTCATATACATACTACATAA
- a CDS encoding E3 ubiquitin-protein ligase ZNF598, with protein sequence MTRGRGRGRGRGSGGGRSSGDGTVSSSASTPAAPPASEQDICFICAEPVRLYSLPPCNHRVCHICAMRLRALWKWRNCTFCKAEATRVIFTSNDTKSYGAFTPDELPYVDEKLSIYFETKQDYDDTILLLRFQCPKPNCETLCSGWSDLKGHAKREHTRLLCDLCIKHKKIFAHEHTLFTSASLQAHLSSEHRYCEYCHQHFYSDDELWVHMRDKHEQCHICKAHSENEDERWRYYQDYRMLEQHFLKAHFLCPAPQCLERKFVVFENQMELQVHQVEEHGHTLSQRERRDALRVDTSFMYDDRPSRRSQRSSRQQRQDQASRRAQFGRTLTTTDDHEDDDWSSVLTVLNGSQLKLTSCKAALHAYGASETNVHDLLKTIANLTGDVHATDLVVQCLSGLLKHAEKRTELHDTWTAVKHEQTSFPSLPSSSHVSIKSAAPRTQQAPPRTQAQFPSLQASRVPGSAQNVQHRVSHTPWSGSSAKATPGSSADAFPPLGGPARRPVAPQTVQVSRPSKSRHAPLSSAQFPSLPTSSAHAERQAQKRELLGNRAANPLLPAPPSSRWGSSSSSAASNDDFPALGSMQASLPEPTQATSSGGKQRRRKAVLLSSVGPMHHV encoded by the coding sequence ATGACGCGCGGACGTGGTCGTGGTCGCGGCCGCGGAAGTGGCGGCGGGAGAAGTAGTGGTGACGGCACGGTGTCGAGCTCAGCGTCGACGCCTGCTGCCCCGCCGGCATCCGAGCAGGACATTTGCTTTATTTGTGCTGAACCCGTGCGGCTCTATAGTCTGCCTCCCTGCAATCATCGCGTGTGTCACATCTgtgcgatgcgcttgcGTGCACTGTGGAAGTGGCGAAATTGCACGTTTTGCAAGGCAGAAGCTACTCGCGTCATTTTCACATCAAATGATACCAAGTCCTACGGCGCCTTTACGCCCGATGAGCTGCCGTACGTGGACGAGAAACTCTCCATCTACTTCGAGACCAAGCAGGACTACGACGATACTATCTTGCTTCTCCGCTTCCAGTGCCCCAAACCCAACTGCGAGACGCTGTGCTCTGGCTGGTCAGACCTCAAAGGCCACGCCAAGCGCGAGCACACGCGTCTGCTGTGTGACTTGTGCATCAAGCACAAGAAGATTTTTGCGCACGAACACACACTTTTCACGTCCGCATCGCTTCAGGCACACCTGTCAAGTGAGCACCGCTACTGCGAGTACTGCCACCAGCACTTTTATAGCGATGACGAGCTATGGgtgcacatgcgcgacaAGCACGAGCAGTGCCATATTTGCAAGGCACACAGCGAGAACGAAGATGAACGCTGGCGATACTACCAAGACTATCGCATGCTGGAGCAGCACTTTCTCAAGGCACACTTCCTGTGTCCCGCACCCCAATGCCTGGAAAGGAAATTTGTCGTGTTTGAAAACCAGATGGAGCTGCAAGTTCACCAGGTCGAGGAACATGGACACACCCTTtcgcagcgcgagcgccgagACGCTCTGCGCGTAGATACGAGCTTTATGTACGATGATCGGCCAAGCCGCCGATCGCaacgcagcagcaggcaACAGCGCCAGGATCAGGCctcacgacgcgcccagTTTGGACGCACCCTGACCACCACAGACGATCATGAAGACGATGATTGGTCGAGCGTTCTGACCGTGCTTAACGGCTCGCAACTCAAACTCACGTCGTGTAAGGCAGCCTTGCACGCTTATGGCGCATCTGAAACTAACGTACACGACCTCCTCAAGACCATCGCAAACCTCACAGGCGATGTCCACGCCACGGACCTCGTGGTCCAATGCCTGTCAGGCCTGCTCAAGCATGCCGAAAAGCGCACAGAACTCCATGATACATGGACAGCTGTCAAGCACGAACAGACATCCTTCCCGAGTCTGCCGTCTAGCTCGCATGTCTCCATCAAGAGCGCCGCACCACggacgcagcaggcgccgccacggACGCAAGCACAGTTCCCCTCGTTACAAGCTTCGCGCGTCCCCGGCTCCGCTCAGAATGTACAACATCGCGTCAGCCACACGCCATGGAGTGGCAGCAGTGCAAAGGCCACACCTGGCTCCTCAGCTGACGCATTTCCACCATTGGGTGGACCCGCGCGGCGTCCAGTGGCACCGCAGACGGTGCAAGTGTCGCGTCCGTCCAAGAGCCGTCATGCACCTTTGTCGAGTGCCCAATTTCCCAGCTTGCCTACCTCCTCGGCGCATGCAGAGCGTCAGGCACAGAAACGCGAGTTGCTGGGCAATCGCGCCGCAAACCCACTGCTCCCAGCGCCTCCGTCCAGCCGCTGGGGCAGTAGCAGTAGCAGCGCTGCTTCAAACGACGATTTTCCTGCGTTGGGAAGTATGCAGGCCTCGTTGCCCGAGCCTACGCAGGCGACGAGTAGCGGGGGCAAGCAGCGGCGTCGGAAAGCGGTGCTGCTTTCATCGGTGGGCCCCATGCACCACGTGTAA
- a CDS encoding pyruvate dehydrogenase E1 component alpha subunit, giving the protein MSRILQSRLPSRLSSLRLSASRIAAPSLLAARNIHLVADSTRVKGAVPESGSEPFTLILSEDSFDSYKIDPPSNELTITKDQLVELYSEMVKMRRMEVAADQAYKNKLVRGFCHLSIGQEAVAVGMEQAIKPDDSLITAYRCHTFVVQRGGTISGMLAELFGREGGLSKGKGGSMHVYTPNFFGGNGIVGAQVPLGTGLAFAQKYLKTNHATFTLYGDGASNQGQVFESFNMAKLWNLPNVFICENNKYGMGTSAERSSMNTQFYTRGDVIPGIQVNAMDVLSVKRGTEFAREYTLSGKGPLLMELVTYRYGGHSLSDPGTTYRTREEIQKMRSSSDPIQGLKNHIIEWGVMEESELKKVDKAAKELVDKELEAAKNSPEPPVEDLFKHIYVEGTEPKFMRGRERGEVHYY; this is encoded by the exons ATGAGTCGGATCCTTCAGAGCCGCCTCCCTTCGCGCTTGTCTTCTCTTCGACTTAGC GCCTCTCGCATTGCAGCCCCGTCCTTGCTAGCAGCCCGCAACATCCATCTTGTGGCGGACAGCACCAGGGTCAAGGGTGCTGTCCCTGAGTCGGGCTCTGAGCCATTTACGCTCATTCTAAGCGAAGATTCGTTTGATAGCTACAAGATCGATCCACCAAGCAACGAGCTCACCATTACCAAAGATCAACTCGTGGAACTCTACAGCGAAATGGTCaagatgcgccgcatggaAGTGGCCGCCGATCAAGCTTACAAGAACAAACTTGTCCGTGGTTTTTGCCATCTTTCTATTGGTCAGGAAGCTGTTGCTGTAGGTATGGAACAAGCAATCAAGCCGGATGACAGTCTGATCACTGCGTACCGATGCCACACGTTTGTGGTACAGCGTGGCGGTACTATCAGTGGTATGCTCGCTGAACTTTTTGGCCGCGAGGGCGGTCTCTCGAAGGGCAAAGGTGGCTCGATGCATGTCTACACCCCCAACTTCTTCGGTGGTAACGGTATTGTCGGAGCCCAAGTCCCTTTGGGTACGGGCCTCGCATTTGCGCAAAAGTACCTGAAAACGAACCATGCGACGTTCACGCTGTACGGTGATGGTGCTTCGAACCAGGGCCAGGTGTTCGAATCGTTCAACATGGCAAAGCTGTGGAACTTGCCCAACGTGTTTATCTGCGAAAACAACAAGTACGGTATGGGTACGAGTGCCGAGCGCAGTTCGATGAACACCCAATTCTACACGCGTGGTGACGTCATTCCTGGTATTCAGGTGAATGCCATGGATGTGCTGTCTGTCAAGCGTGGTACCGAATTCGCTCGTGAGTACACGCTGTCTGGCAAGGGCCCTCTTTTGATGGAGCTTGTGACGTACCGCTACGGTGGTCACTCGCTGTCGGATCCAGGCACCACGTACCGTACGCGTGAAGAAATTCAAAAGATGCGTAGCTCTTCTGACCCTATTCAAGGCCTCAAGAATCATATCATTGAATGGGGCGTGATGGAAGAGTCAGAGCTCAAGAAAGTGGACAAGGCTGCCAAGGAGCTTGTGGACAAGGAACTCGAAGCTGCCAAGAACTCGCCAGAGCCCCCTGTGGAAGATCTATTCAAGCACATCTACGTCGAAGGCACTGAGCCGAAGTTTATGCGTGgacgcgagcgcggcgaggTGCACTACTACTAA
- a CDS encoding tRNA (guanine10-N2)-methyltransferase, with protein sequence MARVYVLHCAQSHVSFRLPEIEASAAYLGIEYELLPTPSRQDPKGAMDDLSRPFHLCRLADDDAAKALLHRCSCIRAIWELWECADTYEQLHARNRASGMYLAWQSPDVSWKALMQGFHVALSEKRRLALIESFAYMNFQGPIRMRGADLTWGVIEEYSRPTDIQSVEARGQAEMGDRDPRLIQLFLGRKIKDRSGALPARDLIDVLSLKKRKYIGNTSMESEMSVIMANMALAGPGKLVYDPFAGTGSMLYACSILGAMSLGSDIDGRMLRGKNREHGIPGIRESAEQYGIQGRIIDAVTFDMTQAPWRTPFRGDMGLFDAIVTDPPYGVRAGAKRLGKRNAELQRDEPFIMPDGMPSHMMPDYVPPTKPYHLSELVTDLLEYASALLHPGGRLVFWLPTMNEEKAETSIPTHAHFDLVAHSIQDFGRWSRRLITMQKRQGVSAQIPTHTPVPGRIRANDKPDEFRNKLLAPTQS encoded by the exons CCATGGATGACTTGTCGCGTCCCTTTCACTTGTGCCGCTTAGCTGACGATGACGCGGCCAAAGCACTGCTGCATAGGTGCTCATGCATCCGTGCTATTTGGGAGCTTTGGGAATGTGCAGATACATACGAACAACTGCATGCACGCAATAGGGCATCGGGCATGTATTTGGCATGGCAGTCGCCCGACGTGAGCTGGAAAGCCCTCATGCAGGGCTTCCATGTAGCGCTGTCGGAGAAGCGCCGCCTTGCTCTGATCGAGTCGTTCGCATACATGAACTTCCAGGGTCCCATTCGCATGCGCGGAGCTGACTTGACGTGGGGCGTCATCGAGGAGTATAGCCGCCCGACCGACATTCAGAGCGTCGAGGCACGCGGCCAAGCCGAGATGGGAGATCGCGATCCACGGCTAATTCAGCTTTTTCTAGGTCGAAAAATCAAGGACAGGTCGGGTGCGCTCCCTGCGCGCGATCTCATCGATGTCCTCAGCCTCAAAAAGCGCAAGTATATTGGCAATACCAGTATGGAGAGCGAAATGAGTGTGATCATGGCCAACATGGCCCTCGCGGGCCCTGGAAAGTTGGTGTATGATCCATTCGCGGGTACGGGCTCTATGCTGTATGCCTGCTCGATCCTTGGCGCGATGTCGTTGGGCAGTGATATCGATGGACGCATGCTCCGAGGTAAGAACCGCGAGCACGGTATTCCAGGTATCAGGGAAAGCGCCGAACAATACGGTATTCAAGGACGCATCATAGATGCTGTGACGTTTGACATGAcacaggcgccgtggcgaACGCCATTTCGAGGCGACATGGGCCTGTTCGACGCGATCGTGACGGATCCACCTTATGGCGTTCGCGCAGGTGCGAAGCGTCTAGGTAAACGCAACGCAGAACTGCAGCGTGATGAGCCCTTTATTATGCCCGACGGGATGCCGTCCCACATGATGCCTGACTATGTCCCCCCCACCAAACCGTACCACCTGTCTGAGCTGGTGACCGACCTCCTTGAATATGCGAGCGCTCTCCTACACCCAGGCGGCCGTCTCGTATTTTGGCTACCTACGATGAACGAGGAGAAGGCAGAAACATCCATACCCACGCATGCTCACTTTGATCTCGTGGCACACAGCATCCAAGACTTTGGTCGTTGGAGTCGTCGT CTGATCACAATGCAGAAGCGGCAAGGCGTTTCTGCTCAGATACCCACACACACTCCTGTCCCTGGCCGCATTCGTGCGAACGACAAGCCTGATGAATTCCGCAACAAG CTCTTGGCCCCCACCCAGTCGTAg
- a CDS encoding DUF962 domain protein, whose amino-acid sequence MGLSASPFSFRDQLAFYGAYHTNRVNVGIHILCVPLIWVSTLGLVLQSGVSVTALVTQMPSVVRSPALHGLGELQSIVPAYVYPHLNVASLVSFLYLMYYYVLDIPSALLITPLWAGYYALAWVGAEVLQGRSGPLLAVFVLSWLLQFYGHGVHEGRAPALLDNLLGAVVLAPLFVFIEVLFCFGYRPELQRWLKKETGRLILAFRSQHVAKPKAY is encoded by the coding sequence ATGGGATTGTCAGCGAGTCCTTTTAGCTTTCGCGACCAATTGGCTTTTTACGGCGCGTATCATACCAACCGTGTGAATGTGGGTATCCACATCTTGTGTGTTCCTCTAATTTGGGTGTCGACGCTCGGCCTGGTGCTGCAGAGCGGCGTCTCTGTGACTGCTCTTGTGACCCAAATGCCTTCAGTAGTACGCAGCCCTGCACTGCATGGTCTTGGTGAGTTGCAAAGTATCGTGCCTGCGTATGTCTACCCGCACTTGAATGTGGCCTCGCTCGTTTCGTTTCTGTATCTGATGTACTACTATGTACTTGACATTCCCTCAGCCCTTTTGATTACGCCGCTGTGGGCCGGGTACTATGCCTTGGCATGGGTAGGCGCCGAGGTGCTGCAGGGACGGAGTGGCCCTCTCCTTGCCGTGTTTGTGCTGAGCTGGTTGCTCCAGTTTTATGGGCACGGAGTGCATGAAGGCCGTGCACCGGCGCTTCTAGACAACTTGCTGGGGGCGGTGGTCTTGGCCCCACTGTTTGTCTTTATTGAGGTTCTCTTTTGCTTTGGCTACCGCCCTGAGCTGCAGCGGTGGCTTAAGAAGGAGACGGGACGTTTGATTTTGGCGTTCCGTTCGCAACATGTAGCGAAGCCCAAGGCATATTAG